AGCCCCCTCTAAGCCCTGCTATAACCACCCTGGCAACAGTACTCGACATAAACTTGTCATTGATCATTATATTCCCAGTGCATTAAATGTATCAACTGACCAATGACTATGATTCCCGCAAATCATGCAGGAACTACTCCTTTGGCGGAATCTCTACAAAGCTCCCACCAAAGTAGGTAAAGATCAGCTCTCCGGCATCCATCAATTCCCTCAGAGCAGCCTTAACCTCACTCTTATCAATACCCTGGTCAGCAGCAACTTTCTTGAGAATATCACTCTGTTTTAACTTCTTCTTACCCGTGGACTTCTCTACCAGCTGATAGATTATCTTCTTGAGTTCTTCCTTTTCCATATTAACACCTCATTTCTAAAAATATTTAAATGATTTTAGGACACAGGCTTCTATGGCTAACACAGATATCTATCCATTTATGGATTCGGGGGGAGCAAGATCAGGCCTGCTCCCCACCTCAGCCTTTTAATATCTAAAACTCTGTTGAATCCGTGTTCAGCTGTGACCTGAAATGGTTTACCACTTAAATGTGGCAGCCATCCTCCATGTTTCACGTGCAAATGTAAAGTCATCAACATGCTGCAGCGTGAACTCAAGGCCTGTTATCTTAAAGAACTTCTCCCATCCGATCCTCTCAACCCACTCTCCGACTCTCTCATGCTTCCTTGCACCGGCTGCATAGGTCTCGAGTATCATCCTCACAGCCGCTACTGTCTCATTCCACCTTGGAGGGGTGTTGGGGAGCCAGGGAATTGCGAGCTTTGAAAACTTCGGATTACTTCTCAGGTTTGAGACCTTACCGCCTATAACGATTGCGATACCGTCGTTCTTGGGGTCGGCAATCGGCATGGCAGGGCAGACTGAGTAGCAGTTACCACAATACATGCACTTCTCCAGCTTTATCTTCACACTCTTCTTCTGTGGATCCGGACTGATGGCGCTTGTAGGACATGAAGCAATAGTGGAAGGAATCTCACACATGTTCTTTATCCTGTCATGCTCAATCCTCGGCGGGGTCTTGTGCACACCAACAAGGGCGATGTCTGAACAATGAACAGCACCACACATGTTAACGCAACAGGCCACAGCGAGTCTGACCTTGTTGGGCAGGGTCTTCGTGGTAAAGTAGTCACCAAGATCATCCATCAGGGCCTTAACAAGTCCGGATGCGTCTGTTGCTGCTGAGTGACAGTGCACCCAACCCTGTGTGTGGACAACGTTACTTATCCTGGGCCCGATACCACCAATCAGAAAGTCCTTATCAGTAAGGGCCTTCATCAATGGCTCTACCTTGGACTCGGCATCCACCATAAACTCAACATTGTTTCTTGTTGTAAA
This sequence is a window from Nitrospirota bacterium. Protein-coding genes within it:
- the dsrB gene encoding dissimilatory-type sulfite reductase subunit beta; the encoded protein is MSELPQRQTDIGPPHYEQFLPPVIKKNYGQWKYHEQLGPGHMVHVAESGDKIWTVRVASPRLLSTDTIKDMCDIADAHCDGHLRFTTRNNVEFMVDAESKVEPLMKALTDKDFLIGGIGPRISNVVHTQGWVHCHSAATDASGLVKALMDDLGDYFTTKTLPNKVRLAVACCVNMCGAVHCSDIALVGVHKTPPRIEHDRIKNMCEIPSTIASCPTSAISPDPQKKSVKIKLEKCMYCGNCYSVCPAMPIADPKNDGIAIVIGGKVSNLRSNPKFSKLAIPWLPNTPPRWNETVAAVRMILETYAAGARKHERVGEWVERIGWEKFFKITGLEFTLQHVDDFTFARETWRMAATFKW